A single genomic interval of Arthrobacter sp. NicSoilB8 harbors:
- a CDS encoding glycosyltransferase family 2 protein — MAAYARNPLLLGFLVVAFIAALLLAAMRLDRLLRSARRAVKSAPVHRRHLDAQKRPGALAWWGRKSMISNARLVQRLTKLRSVDGRDALVSSVTSGRWSWADMATGLEMYRIGGKSRERVQPILNSARRSALLQLADLCYRQNILKDDILNASTLYTFVYQRLGAEPFQNKRRGEFFLDSLARTGQGAEVIRLQGLYDSAEMNANDLHLYRANAANPFKDDSADVDAWLREINAMYENAGLARLTLAEGPEPAFLRLTTEAVLPVTGGPLVTVIMPVYRPDEFTDLAISSAIKQSYRNLEIIIVDDGSGGDAADRLNKWAAEDSRIKVVLNEQNSGAYTSRNIGYSMAGGEFLTIFDGDDWQHPQKIERLVRAAEKQADRRLVSAPWTRADEDLFFHYRGWRGAFITPAHVSAMFHVGTIRERLGHWDSVRKAADTEFILRYQALVQSEEPLEVTEAPLTLSLVSSSNLSIDDFRLGYRSPDRVAYRDSYEHWHKKIESGQHSGHLPFPQTKRAFPAPLRFLPDAQQSLELDILFVGDFGDESGASQLMFDHLKSAQEQGLRIGLMHFPSLLHADAIDKSYSAELLEDFAEGRLHRVEVTDRVSSEVVNIYDPTAFQYSRELRSGHQAGEVEIWASEPPYIHESDEHKYDVGAVERNAMAVFGVPVHWTPLDPATEQVFLKTRYGWPTVSDENEAPEPADTDEFEPEEFAHELTGSNPSPSR; from the coding sequence GTGGCCGCCTACGCACGCAACCCGTTGCTCCTTGGATTCCTGGTGGTGGCATTCATCGCGGCTCTCTTGCTCGCTGCGATGCGCCTGGACCGGCTCCTGCGTTCAGCCAGGCGGGCGGTCAAGTCCGCCCCTGTCCATCGCCGTCACCTGGACGCGCAGAAGAGGCCGGGCGCGCTGGCCTGGTGGGGGCGGAAGTCGATGATTTCCAACGCCAGGCTGGTACAGCGGCTGACGAAGCTCCGGTCTGTCGACGGCCGTGACGCTTTGGTCAGTTCAGTGACCTCCGGCAGGTGGAGCTGGGCGGACATGGCTACCGGGCTCGAGATGTACAGGATCGGCGGGAAGTCCCGCGAACGCGTGCAGCCAATTCTGAATTCCGCGCGCCGGTCCGCGCTGCTTCAGCTGGCCGATCTGTGCTACCGGCAGAACATCCTCAAAGACGACATTCTCAATGCATCGACGCTCTATACATTTGTCTATCAGAGGCTTGGCGCGGAACCGTTCCAGAACAAGCGACGCGGTGAGTTCTTCCTCGACTCCCTTGCCCGGACTGGGCAAGGCGCCGAGGTCATACGACTTCAAGGTCTCTACGACTCGGCCGAGATGAACGCCAACGATCTCCACCTGTATCGGGCCAACGCCGCGAATCCCTTCAAAGATGATTCCGCAGACGTGGACGCCTGGCTTCGCGAGATCAACGCGATGTACGAAAACGCGGGGCTCGCCCGGCTGACGCTGGCAGAGGGACCCGAACCTGCGTTCTTGCGGCTCACAACGGAAGCCGTCCTGCCCGTCACCGGCGGACCGCTCGTCACCGTCATCATGCCGGTGTACCGGCCGGACGAATTCACCGACCTTGCCATTAGCTCAGCCATCAAGCAGAGCTACCGGAACCTTGAAATCATCATCGTCGATGACGGTTCCGGCGGTGACGCCGCCGACCGCCTCAATAAATGGGCCGCAGAGGACAGCCGTATCAAGGTGGTGTTGAACGAGCAAAATTCGGGAGCGTACACGTCGCGCAATATCGGCTACTCGATGGCCGGCGGGGAGTTCCTGACAATTTTCGATGGTGACGACTGGCAGCACCCCCAGAAAATTGAACGGCTTGTTCGAGCGGCCGAGAAACAGGCCGATCGACGGCTTGTCTCCGCGCCCTGGACCCGCGCAGACGAGGACCTCTTCTTCCACTACCGTGGCTGGCGCGGCGCCTTCATCACTCCGGCGCACGTCTCCGCTATGTTCCACGTCGGGACTATCAGGGAACGGCTGGGGCATTGGGACTCCGTCCGCAAAGCAGCGGATACAGAGTTCATCCTCCGTTACCAGGCCCTCGTGCAAAGTGAGGAGCCGCTGGAAGTGACCGAGGCTCCGCTGACACTGTCCCTGGTCAGCAGCTCAAATCTTTCGATTGACGATTTCCGCCTGGGCTACCGGTCTCCGGACAGGGTGGCCTACCGGGATTCTTACGAACACTGGCACAAGAAGATCGAGTCCGGTCAGCACAGCGGGCACCTGCCCTTCCCCCAGACGAAGCGCGCGTTTCCCGCGCCGCTCCGGTTCCTGCCGGATGCGCAGCAAAGCCTGGAACTTGATATTCTTTTCGTCGGCGATTTTGGCGATGAATCGGGGGCATCCCAACTCATGTTCGACCACCTGAAGTCAGCGCAAGAGCAGGGGCTGAGGATCGGGCTCATGCATTTTCCGAGCCTTCTCCACGCAGACGCCATCGACAAGTCATACTCGGCCGAGCTGCTGGAGGATTTTGCTGAGGGCCGGCTTCATCGCGTCGAGGTTACCGACAGGGTCTCGTCCGAGGTCGTCAACATCTACGATCCGACGGCATTCCAATACAGCCGCGAGCTTCGCAGCGGCCACCAGGCCGGTGAAGTGGAAATCTGGGCCAGCGAGCCGCCGTACATCCACGAGTCTGATGAACATAAGTACGATGTAGGAGCGGTCGAGCGGAACGCGATGGCCGTATTCGGGGTTCCGGTTCACTGGACCCCCTTGGACCCGGCAACTGAACAAGTCTTTTTGAAGACCCGGTACGGCTGGCCGACGGTCAGCGATGAGAACGAGGCCCCCGAGCCTGCGGACACGGATGAGTTCGAGCCTGAGGAGTTTGCGCACGAACTGACAGGCTCAAACCCGAGTCCCTCACGTTAG
- a CDS encoding glycosyltransferase — MQIKSVAVGSAGQPMARLALDLGLDYARTDWEHRDPRTGSDWEHGVPAEQLWWDSYVVQAESLAEARALLPLFRSEGRAQRFVLVIRGLFPAADLPVWTPRSLQIKAGASAMTVPGIGFAVLVEGGKWVNVHAAALAALGCCSPATPRPVLGGLRVGFTEPAGSAWLAGDALGSFMTEQLLRPEPDDIYSVDVLIGHSGLTQQLGEQMADNPGRVTPPVWTPPGTVLPPVDTAVVSPMGFLPFPEKPARALEPGELGPGGDLREADLAALRPHDYLEVNGTRFGGLDWQLARRLSQLAVAGVPLLTRELPAPVRSLLGHRLVDCIEAFDADDPPVLRESKSIELRRTALDLYSPKAVWNSLLGQLGKPLLPSPSVSVILATRRPEKLASALDQLARQSWEALEVVVVLHGFDAELPEVRRAVEAYPGELQLRSVPADMIFGDVLNAGVRAASGDLVCKMDDDDWYGPHHLRDLVHAKDFSGATLVGAQVEFVYLESLDITTRRPPLGEQYSDHVAGGTMMLGRDELRELGGWRPVHRAVDRCLLQAVQTAGGLIYRSHGQNYLMQRHSGADSHGGHTWNPDDSIFIQSVAEQWDGFRPPPQIGAVPGTSGVPGGTRLEDMRSHFARVPDPVASQSSHTTYPHI, encoded by the coding sequence ATGCAGATCAAGAGCGTCGCGGTCGGCTCCGCCGGCCAGCCCATGGCCCGGCTGGCATTGGACCTTGGGCTGGACTACGCCCGCACGGACTGGGAGCACCGCGATCCCCGGACCGGCTCCGACTGGGAACACGGCGTCCCAGCGGAGCAGTTGTGGTGGGACAGCTATGTCGTCCAGGCGGAATCGCTGGCCGAGGCCCGGGCGCTGCTTCCGCTGTTCCGCAGCGAAGGACGGGCGCAGCGCTTCGTCCTGGTCATCCGGGGACTCTTCCCGGCCGCCGACCTGCCGGTCTGGACCCCGCGAAGCCTCCAGATCAAAGCCGGCGCATCCGCCATGACCGTCCCGGGGATTGGCTTCGCGGTGCTGGTCGAAGGCGGCAAATGGGTGAATGTGCATGCTGCGGCCCTCGCAGCGCTGGGCTGCTGCTCGCCCGCCACGCCGCGGCCGGTGCTGGGCGGATTGCGGGTCGGTTTCACGGAGCCCGCCGGCAGCGCCTGGCTCGCCGGGGACGCGCTGGGCAGCTTCATGACGGAGCAGCTCCTGCGGCCCGAGCCGGATGACATCTATTCCGTGGACGTGCTGATCGGGCACAGCGGGCTCACGCAGCAGCTCGGCGAACAGATGGCCGACAACCCCGGGCGTGTGACGCCGCCGGTCTGGACCCCGCCGGGGACGGTGCTGCCGCCCGTTGATACCGCCGTCGTCTCGCCCATGGGGTTCCTGCCATTCCCGGAGAAGCCGGCGCGGGCGCTCGAGCCGGGCGAACTCGGCCCCGGCGGAGACCTGCGCGAAGCCGACCTGGCCGCCTTGCGGCCGCACGACTACCTCGAGGTGAACGGCACCCGCTTTGGCGGATTGGACTGGCAATTGGCGCGGCGCCTGAGCCAGCTGGCCGTCGCCGGCGTGCCGCTGCTGACCCGGGAGCTGCCGGCCCCGGTGCGGTCCCTCCTCGGCCACAGGCTGGTGGATTGCATCGAGGCTTTCGACGCCGACGACCCGCCCGTGCTGCGGGAATCGAAGTCGATCGAGCTTCGCCGGACGGCCCTGGACCTGTACAGCCCGAAGGCCGTCTGGAACTCCCTGCTGGGCCAGTTGGGCAAGCCGCTGCTTCCCTCGCCTTCCGTGAGCGTGATACTGGCCACCCGCCGGCCCGAGAAGTTGGCGTCCGCCCTGGACCAGCTGGCACGCCAGAGCTGGGAAGCCTTGGAAGTGGTGGTGGTCCTGCACGGCTTCGACGCCGAACTGCCCGAGGTCCGGCGCGCCGTCGAGGCCTACCCCGGCGAGCTGCAGCTGCGCTCCGTTCCGGCCGACATGATTTTTGGCGACGTGCTCAACGCCGGCGTCCGCGCCGCCAGCGGAGACCTGGTCTGCAAGATGGACGACGACGACTGGTACGGCCCGCACCACCTGCGGGACCTCGTTCACGCCAAGGACTTCAGCGGCGCCACCCTGGTCGGGGCCCAAGTCGAATTCGTGTACCTGGAAAGCCTGGACATCACCACGCGCCGGCCCCCGCTCGGCGAGCAGTACTCGGACCACGTGGCGGGCGGCACCATGATGCTCGGCAGGGACGAACTGCGTGAGCTGGGGGGATGGCGGCCCGTCCACCGAGCCGTCGACCGCTGCCTCCTGCAGGCAGTCCAAACCGCCGGGGGACTCATTTACCGATCCCATGGCCAGAACTACCTGATGCAACGACATTCCGGCGCGGATTCGCACGGCGGACACACCTGGAATCCGGATGACAGCATCTTCATTCAGAGTGTGGCCGAACAGTGGGACGGCTTCCGGCCGCCGCCGCAGATCGGGGCCGTCCCGGGCACCTCGGGCGTCCCCGGGGGAACAAGGCTCGAGGACATGCGCAGCCACTTCGCCCGCGTGCCGGATCCCGTCGCGTCCCAGTCCTCCCACACCACCTACCCGCACATTTAG
- the wecC gene encoding UDP-N-acetyl-D-mannosamine dehydrogenase has protein sequence MDETIFDVAVIGLGYIGLPTAASFAAKGKLVAGVDVKQATIDAVNRGEVPFVEPDMGVVVSGAVSLGNLVAMSTVPAADAFIIAVPTPLAEGNGADLSYLRSAVEALAPKLRGGELVVLESTSPPGTTERLGAYLLELRPDLSLDAAPGRKQVHIVHSPERVLPGRIMIEIVTNDRVIGGLTEEGAQLAKRLYEVICQGEILLTDATTAEMTKLVENTFRDVNIAFANELSLICDNLGIDVWKLIELANHHPRVNVLRPGPGVGGHCIAVDPWFIVDAVPEHSGLIRTAREVNDSKPHHVVRQAVEALADQPGATVAVLGLAFKANIDDVRESPSVTIVQELVRQLPESTVLVVDPNVEELPAALTASGLTRLHGAEEAVAAADLVLLLVDHDEFLALDFLSLEGKQVIDTKGIWNQHDLAESGRPHTPVGANVSG, from the coding sequence ATGGACGAGACGATTTTTGATGTTGCCGTCATCGGACTTGGCTACATTGGCCTGCCCACCGCGGCCAGCTTCGCCGCCAAAGGCAAGCTCGTGGCCGGCGTCGATGTGAAACAGGCGACCATTGACGCCGTCAACCGTGGCGAGGTTCCCTTTGTGGAGCCGGACATGGGTGTGGTGGTCTCAGGCGCTGTCAGCCTGGGCAACCTGGTCGCCATGTCCACCGTTCCCGCGGCCGACGCGTTCATCATCGCTGTGCCCACCCCGCTCGCCGAGGGCAACGGCGCCGATCTGTCCTACCTTCGCAGCGCCGTCGAGGCCCTGGCGCCCAAGCTCCGCGGCGGCGAACTCGTCGTCTTGGAATCGACGTCGCCTCCCGGCACGACGGAACGCCTGGGCGCCTACCTCCTGGAACTGCGTCCGGACCTGTCACTCGACGCGGCTCCCGGACGCAAACAAGTGCACATCGTGCACTCTCCGGAGCGGGTTCTGCCGGGCCGGATCATGATCGAAATCGTCACCAACGACCGCGTCATCGGCGGCCTCACCGAAGAGGGTGCCCAGCTGGCCAAGCGGCTGTACGAGGTCATCTGCCAGGGTGAAATCCTGTTGACAGACGCCACCACCGCCGAGATGACCAAACTGGTGGAAAACACGTTCCGCGACGTCAACATCGCCTTCGCCAACGAGCTGTCGCTGATTTGCGACAATCTGGGCATCGACGTCTGGAAGCTGATCGAGCTCGCGAACCACCACCCCCGCGTCAACGTCCTTCGCCCCGGCCCCGGCGTGGGCGGACACTGCATCGCCGTGGATCCCTGGTTCATCGTCGACGCCGTCCCGGAGCACTCCGGCCTGATCCGTACGGCCCGCGAAGTCAACGACTCCAAGCCGCACCACGTTGTCCGGCAGGCTGTGGAGGCACTTGCCGACCAGCCTGGCGCCACCGTGGCCGTCCTCGGCCTGGCTTTCAAGGCCAACATCGACGACGTCCGCGAGTCGCCGTCGGTGACGATCGTCCAGGAACTGGTCCGGCAGTTGCCGGAGAGCACCGTCCTGGTGGTCGACCCGAACGTCGAGGAGCTCCCCGCGGCGCTGACGGCCTCCGGCCTCACCCGCCTCCACGGCGCGGAGGAAGCCGTAGCCGCGGCGGACCTCGTGCTGCTCCTGGTGGACCATGATGAATTCCTGGCCCTAGACTTCCTGTCCCTGGAGGGCAAGCAGGTCATCGACACCAAGGGCATTTGGAACCAGCACGATCTTGCAGAGTCCGGCCGGCCGCACACGCCCGTAGGGGCCAACGTAAGTGGATAG
- a CDS encoding glycosyltransferase, translating into MSFRDRTAYWRRALWHARQGGMGQVKSYLHRSTAERDEASLAGVRGAEGAWRGLGPGRHLIFREAAVDVARPRNPELRVGIIMDDFSAAAFSAEWTVVALRPDGWEQQLRDEALDFVVVESAWAGNAGLWRGKITGPAGPSAVFQDLVAGCRAAGLPAVFWNKEDPPHYEDFLPAAKLFDYVFTTDANMLPRYRQDLGHNSISVLPFAAQPRIHNPARPRHGWHAREIAFAGMYFAHKYEDRRRQMEYLLGAAVDATAGKRPGFEIFSRQLGRQPQYQFPGILKKHVVGSLSYKQMLTAYKAYKVFLNVNSVTDSPSMCARRIFEITAAGSCVVSTPSLAITEFFPDREIPTADTREDAAHLLKALTANPDYAQRLVHKAQRRIWAEHTFSHRARSIAAAARPALAVTAPRAQVSVLVSSFRPQQLEHVIAGVAAQQGVDVQLVYLAHGFELDGAAFRRKCLDAGITDVVVLQEPQQRMLGECLNSLVAHADGSFATKWDDDDIYSPLYLGDQVHAMMYSEAEVVGKRAHYMHLSGAGATILRNPQLEHRYVEAVSGPTIFAATDTFRRFPFEPLQRGEDSRFLSDVIESGARIYSADRFNYCQMRGADVSSHTWPITNEELLASSKIQFFGSPEDHILV; encoded by the coding sequence ATGAGTTTTCGAGATAGGACGGCGTACTGGCGCCGCGCGCTGTGGCACGCCCGCCAGGGCGGCATGGGACAGGTCAAGAGCTACCTGCACCGCAGCACGGCCGAGCGTGATGAGGCCAGCCTCGCCGGCGTCCGCGGCGCGGAAGGCGCCTGGCGCGGCCTGGGGCCCGGCCGGCACCTGATCTTCAGGGAAGCGGCCGTTGACGTTGCGCGGCCGCGGAATCCGGAGCTGCGGGTGGGCATCATCATGGACGACTTCTCGGCGGCGGCGTTCTCCGCCGAGTGGACCGTTGTGGCGCTCAGGCCGGACGGCTGGGAACAGCAGCTGCGCGACGAGGCGCTGGACTTCGTCGTCGTCGAATCCGCCTGGGCAGGCAACGCCGGCCTGTGGCGCGGCAAGATCACCGGCCCGGCAGGTCCGTCGGCCGTCTTCCAGGATTTGGTGGCAGGATGCCGGGCGGCCGGACTCCCGGCCGTCTTCTGGAACAAGGAGGACCCGCCGCACTACGAGGACTTCCTCCCCGCCGCGAAACTGTTCGACTACGTCTTCACCACCGACGCCAACATGCTTCCCCGCTACCGGCAGGACCTGGGCCACAACAGTATTTCCGTGCTGCCCTTTGCCGCGCAGCCCCGCATCCACAACCCGGCCCGTCCCCGGCACGGCTGGCATGCCCGCGAGATCGCCTTCGCCGGAATGTATTTTGCGCACAAGTATGAGGACCGCCGCCGGCAGATGGAGTACCTGCTCGGAGCGGCCGTGGACGCGACTGCAGGCAAGCGCCCCGGATTCGAAATCTTTTCGCGCCAGCTGGGCCGGCAGCCGCAGTACCAGTTCCCCGGGATCCTCAAGAAGCACGTCGTGGGGTCGCTGTCCTACAAGCAGATGCTGACCGCCTACAAGGCGTACAAAGTCTTCCTCAACGTCAACTCCGTCACGGACTCGCCGTCGATGTGCGCCCGGCGGATATTCGAGATCACTGCGGCCGGCTCCTGCGTTGTCTCGACCCCCAGCCTGGCCATCACGGAATTCTTCCCGGACAGGGAAATCCCCACGGCAGACACGCGGGAGGACGCCGCGCACCTGTTGAAGGCACTGACCGCCAACCCGGACTACGCACAGCGCCTCGTCCACAAGGCCCAGCGCCGGATCTGGGCGGAGCACACGTTCAGCCACCGGGCACGGTCCATCGCGGCGGCAGCGCGGCCTGCGCTGGCCGTGACGGCACCGCGTGCCCAGGTGTCGGTCCTCGTTTCAAGCTTCCGCCCGCAGCAACTGGAGCACGTCATCGCCGGCGTGGCTGCCCAGCAGGGCGTGGATGTCCAGCTGGTCTACCTGGCCCATGGGTTTGAGCTCGACGGCGCCGCGTTCCGGCGGAAGTGCCTGGATGCCGGGATTACCGACGTCGTGGTTCTTCAGGAACCGCAGCAGAGAATGCTCGGCGAATGCCTTAATTCGCTCGTGGCGCACGCCGACGGTTCGTTCGCCACCAAATGGGATGACGACGACATTTACAGCCCCCTGTACCTGGGCGACCAGGTCCACGCCATGATGTACTCCGAAGCCGAGGTTGTGGGAAAGCGGGCGCACTACATGCACCTTTCCGGTGCCGGGGCCACCATCCTGCGCAACCCCCAGCTGGAACACCGCTACGTGGAAGCAGTGTCCGGGCCCACCATATTCGCCGCCACCGATACTTTCCGGCGTTTTCCGTTCGAGCCGCTGCAACGCGGAGAAGATTCGCGGTTCCTCAGCGACGTCATCGAGTCTGGCGCCCGGATCTATTCGGCGGACCGCTTTAATTACTGCCAGATGCGCGGCGCCGACGTGTCGTCGCACACCTGGCCAATCACCAATGAAGAGCTTCTGGCTTCTTCAAAGATTCAGTTCTTCGGTTCGCCCGAAGACCACATTTTAGTTTAG
- a CDS encoding ATP-binding cassette domain-containing protein yields MDVSDLSGGPHHDPTVVVDDISVVYRTKNRTPGRTNSRTSIVKSLRSRRLGDTAVKTKALNKISFVANQGDSIGIIGRNGSGKSTLMKVLAGLIIPDTGSVYASSNPILLGVNAALISSISGAQNIRLGCLAMGMSHAQIDAKFDDIVEMSGLEHEVYHPMNSYSSGMGARLRFAIAAAVDPEILLIDEALNTGDAQFKDRSKARMEKVTNQAGTVFVVSHSLGTITGMCNRAFWIDKGDFIMDGTPDEVAKEYRNFIWRMNEGNADYGRKIRAELMASLPEMRTTLLPNGWKRSR; encoded by the coding sequence ATGGACGTGTCTGATCTTTCGGGAGGCCCCCACCACGATCCAACGGTGGTGGTGGACGACATCTCGGTGGTCTACCGGACCAAGAACAGGACGCCCGGGCGGACCAATTCCCGGACCTCCATCGTGAAGAGCCTGAGGAGCCGCCGCCTCGGTGACACGGCAGTCAAGACCAAGGCGCTGAACAAGATCTCCTTCGTGGCCAACCAGGGCGATTCCATCGGCATCATCGGCCGCAACGGCTCCGGCAAGAGCACCCTGATGAAGGTCCTTGCCGGGCTGATCATCCCTGATACCGGCAGTGTCTATGCCTCAAGCAACCCCATCCTGCTGGGCGTCAACGCAGCGCTGATCAGCTCCATTTCGGGTGCCCAGAATATTCGGCTCGGCTGCCTGGCCATGGGGATGAGCCACGCCCAGATCGATGCCAAGTTCGATGACATTGTGGAGATGTCCGGACTGGAGCACGAGGTCTACCACCCGATGAACTCCTATTCTTCGGGCATGGGCGCGCGCCTCCGCTTTGCCATCGCCGCAGCCGTGGACCCCGAGATCCTGCTCATCGACGAAGCGCTCAACACCGGTGACGCCCAGTTCAAAGACCGCTCCAAGGCGCGGATGGAGAAGGTCACCAACCAGGCCGGAACCGTGTTTGTGGTCAGCCACAGCCTCGGGACCATCACGGGCATGTGCAATCGCGCCTTCTGGATCGACAAGGGCGATTTCATCATGGATGGAACCCCCGACGAGGTCGCCAAGGAATACCGGAACTTCATTTGGCGCATGAACGAGGGCAACGCGGACTACGGCCGCAAGATCCGCGCCGAGCTGATGGCGAGCCTGCCCGAAATGCGGACCACGCTGCTCCCCAACGGCTGGAAGCGGTCCAGGTAG
- a CDS encoding ABC transporter permease, with product MSKVGQRPDFLDYLVQLWDRRSFILFDARSRVQSGNDKTHLGSAWLVLTPVLSGLSFYLIFGVFLGTSKGIDNFIGYLIIGVFTFSMTTRSILGGAKSLTSNTSMIRAFQFPRAALPIALNVRELLSNIPVTIVMLLFVIFTAPAEEITWRWLLIVPAILLQFLFNLGIGMLLAPLILKIPDLSHLFTFLMRFLMYVSAVFFAESRFGKYPVMRTIMDYNPIFQVIKIIRDSVLYDTTPAWRAWAVLALWALGSVAAGLFVFWRGEESYGRV from the coding sequence TTGAGCAAGGTTGGGCAGCGGCCAGACTTCCTGGACTATTTGGTCCAGCTGTGGGACCGCCGCAGTTTCATCCTCTTCGACGCCCGCTCACGCGTCCAGAGCGGCAACGACAAAACCCACCTGGGATCCGCCTGGCTCGTCCTGACCCCGGTCCTGAGCGGCCTCAGTTTCTACCTGATCTTTGGCGTGTTCCTGGGCACCAGCAAGGGCATCGACAACTTCATCGGCTACCTGATCATCGGAGTGTTTACGTTTTCGATGACCACCCGGTCCATCCTGGGCGGAGCCAAGTCTTTGACCAGCAACACGTCGATGATCCGCGCCTTCCAGTTTCCCCGGGCGGCCCTGCCCATTGCCCTGAACGTGCGGGAACTCCTCTCCAACATTCCCGTCACGATCGTCATGCTGCTCTTCGTGATCTTCACGGCACCGGCCGAGGAGATCACCTGGCGTTGGCTGCTGATTGTTCCTGCGATCCTGCTGCAATTCCTGTTCAATCTAGGGATCGGCATGCTCCTGGCTCCGCTGATTCTGAAGATCCCGGACCTCAGCCACCTGTTCACTTTTCTCATGCGGTTCCTGATGTATGTCTCGGCGGTCTTCTTTGCCGAGAGCCGCTTCGGAAAGTACCCCGTTATGCGCACCATCATGGATTACAACCCGATTTTCCAGGTCATCAAAATCATTCGCGATTCGGTCCTTTACGACACCACACCGGCCTGGCGGGCCTGGGCGGTCCTGGCTTTGTGGGCTCTGGGATCAGTTGCCGCCGGGCTGTTCGTCTTCTGGCGCGGGGAGGAAAGCTATGGACGTGTCTGA